A region of Odocoileus virginianus isolate 20LAN1187 ecotype Illinois chromosome 11, Ovbor_1.2, whole genome shotgun sequence DNA encodes the following proteins:
- the NTMT2 gene encoding N-terminal Xaa-Pro-Lys N-methyltransferase 2: protein MAHLGAHFAFRSRWQKTDDELCRHSMSFILHRAICNDFFQSYLYLLENIPLVKLYALTSQVINGEMQFYARAKLFYQEVPATEEGMMGNFIELSNPDIQASQKFLRKFVGGPGRAGTDCALDCGSGIGRVSKHVLLPVFNTVELVDMMESFLLEAQNYLQVKGNKVESYHCYSLQEFTPPLGRYDVIWIQWVIGYLTDKDLLAFLSRCRDGLKENGIIILKDNVAREGCIFDLSDSSVTRDMDILQTLIRKSGLVVLGQQKQDGFPEQCVPVWMFALHRDGSS, encoded by the exons ATGGCCCACCTGGGAGCCCACTTTGCCTTCAGATCCCGCTGGCAGAAGACCGATGATGAACTCTGTCGACATAGCATGTCCTTTATTCTTCACAGAGCCATTTGCAATGACTTCTTTCAGAGCTATCTCTACCTGCTGGAAAATATTCCCCTGG tgaaattGTATGCTTTAACAAGTCAAGTCATCAATGGTGAGATGCAGTTCTATGCCAGAGCTAAACTCTTCTATCAAGAAGTACCAGCTACAGAAGAGGGTATGATGGGAAATTTCATTGAACTGTCCAACCCAGATATCCAGGCGTCTCAGAAATTTCTCAGGAAATTTGTTGGG GGCCCTGGGAGAGCTGGGACGGACTGTGCCTTGGACTGCGGCTCCGGGATAGGAAGGGTCAGCAAGCATGTCCTGTTGCCGGTTTTCAACACCGTGGAACTGGTGGACATGATGGAATCGTTCCTCCTTGAAGCACAGAACTACCTGCAGGTCAAAGGGAACAAGGTAGAAAGCTACCACTGCTATAGCCTGCAGGAATTCACACCCCCACTGGGAAGATACGATGTCATCTGGATTCAGTGGGTCATTG GGTACCTGACCGATAAAGACCTTCTTGCGTTTCTTTCCCGGTGCCGAGATGGCCTGAAGGAAAATGGCATCATCATACTGAAGGACAATGTGGCCCGGGAGGGCTGCATCTTCGATCTCTCTGACAGCAGCGTGACTCGGGACATGGACATCCTCCAGACCCTCATTAGGAAGAGTGGGCTGGTGGTGCTGGGCCAGCAGAAGCAGGACGGCTTTCCAGAGCAGTGCGTCCCGGTGTGGATGTTTGCGCTGCACCGCGATGGAAGCTCCTGA